The proteins below come from a single Iocasia fonsfrigidae genomic window:
- a CDS encoding helix-turn-helix domain-containing protein, giving the protein MSIGAKLKEAREKQGLSLKDLQEKTKIRSKYLAALENEEYELIPGEAYVKVFIKGYADYLNLDGAQLVNKYNQVKEMERKEQEKEEEETIIENEKNEKNSSILHNKVFLSLIVVLLVLLVVGFVVYNVFLLNDSKNEVNNIADKNYNIDITADKKEIESEDELETYVIVDNDYNEVEEVSSQTVNSFNHRPVQDETVSKNLDSKKKIIKLLVIDRTWLEIVVDNKKIFTGILDKGEVKEYSGNDKLSLTIGNAAGVKVEVDGQDLGPWGRKGEVVKKEIKF; this is encoded by the coding sequence TTGTCTATAGGTGCTAAATTAAAGGAGGCCAGGGAAAAACAGGGTCTATCATTAAAGGATTTACAGGAAAAAACAAAAATTAGAAGCAAATACCTTGCTGCTCTGGAAAATGAAGAGTATGAGTTAATACCAGGTGAGGCCTATGTTAAAGTGTTTATTAAAGGATATGCTGATTATCTTAATCTTGATGGAGCACAACTGGTAAATAAATATAATCAGGTAAAAGAAATGGAGAGAAAAGAACAAGAGAAAGAGGAAGAGGAAACAATAATTGAAAATGAGAAGAATGAAAAAAATTCCAGCATACTACATAATAAAGTTTTTTTAAGTTTAATAGTAGTTTTACTTGTTTTACTGGTTGTGGGATTTGTGGTTTATAATGTGTTTCTTTTGAATGATTCAAAAAATGAGGTGAATAATATAGCAGATAAGAATTATAATATAGATATTACTGCTGATAAAAAAGAAATTGAATCAGAAGATGAACTTGAAACATATGTTATAGTAGATAATGATTATAATGAAGTAGAAGAAGTCAGTAGTCAGACGGTTAATTCATTTAATCATAGGCCTGTTCAAGATGAAACAGTGTCAAAAAATCTAGACAGCAAAAAAAAAATTATTAAATTACTTGTTATAGATAGAACCTGGTTAGAGATAGTTGTAGATAATAAAAAAATATTTACAGGAATATTAGATAAGGGTGAGGTAAAGGAATATTCAGGTAATGATAAGTTGAGTTTAACGATTGGAAATGCCGCTGGTGTAAAGGTTGAAGTAGATGGTCAAGACCTTGGACCATGGGGCAGAAAGGGTGAAGTGGTAAAAAAAGAAATAAAATTTTAA
- the surE gene encoding 5'/3'-nucleotidase SurE, with amino-acid sequence MNILLTNDDGVYAEGIRALARALIRSGHNVIITAPDRERSAAGHSITISNPLRVKEVELEIEGLKAYKINGTPADCVKLGVEKLIDFRPDFIISGINDGSNLGYDVLYSGTVSAAMEAWMIGYKAIAVSLASSSTRNFAYPARFIEELVSEKLYKTNQAVLLNINFPALKENEIKGVKVAKLGKSQYEDKFEERIDPMGNSYFWLTGGSINCKKEEDTDIYLLNSNYITITPLKPILTDYNTIELLDNNIF; translated from the coding sequence ATGAATATACTATTAACAAATGATGATGGTGTTTATGCAGAGGGTATCAGGGCGTTAGCCAGGGCATTAATTAGGAGTGGACATAATGTTATTATTACTGCTCCTGATAGAGAGAGGAGCGCTGCCGGGCATTCAATTACGATTAGTAATCCATTACGGGTCAAGGAGGTTGAACTAGAGATTGAGGGTTTAAAAGCCTATAAAATAAATGGTACTCCTGCTGATTGTGTTAAGCTTGGTGTCGAGAAATTAATTGATTTCAGACCTGATTTTATTATTTCTGGTATAAATGATGGTTCTAATCTAGGATATGATGTGCTTTATTCAGGTACGGTTTCAGCGGCTATGGAGGCCTGGATGATAGGTTATAAAGCAATTGCTGTTTCACTGGCTAGCAGTTCAACCCGTAATTTTGCCTATCCTGCCCGTTTTATTGAGGAACTTGTTAGTGAAAAATTATATAAAACAAATCAAGCAGTTTTATTAAATATTAATTTTCCTGCTCTTAAAGAAAATGAAATTAAGGGTGTTAAGGTAGCTAAGTTGGGAAAAAGTCAATATGAAGATAAGTTTGAAGAACGAATTGATCCTATGGGAAATAGTTATTTTTGGTTAACTGGTGGTTCTATTAATTGTAAAAAAGAAGAGGATACAGATATATATTTGCTTAATAGTAATTATATAACAATTACCCCCTTGAAACCTATTTTAACTGATTATAATACAATTGAATTACTCGATAATAATATTTTTTGA
- a CDS encoding FtsK/SpoIIIE family DNA translocase, with protein sequence MDKDEKEKEKEIDETLVQDELDMETIEKRKNEILGILMIAFGILSVISLFTSTTGIVGEKLSNSYNFFFGQGAFIIPLIFILWGITLIRFKGLKINSRLLGFIICFITLLTLIHTRLYPRFPLDYALMGYGGGLLGGGISWISIQLFGLIGTYIILFSFMLIGFLLWFNILLLSLIQKFKNLISAYFRRFIKKERNKNSELDQSPVEAGYYDSESSYEEDIFDFSVDEVAAVEALTELEDSEEIINQENDLEDEILEQEEMKDNIDNGGVKEKRKYVLPGIKLLKDSKHKRKRPGNKSEVLEETLESFGVDARVIKVNHGPTITRYEVQPASGVKVSKIVNLADDIALSLAAPGVRIEAPIPGKAAVGIEVPHMENITVRLRDILSSREFSRTKGKLSLALGMGIDGSPIIADLSQMPHLLVAGATGSGKSVCINTIIASILYKATPGEVKLLLIDPKKVELSSYQGLPHLFSPVVSDPKKASSVLKLVVDEMESRYELFSDSGTRGISSYNKKVEPAEKLPYIVVIIDELSDLMMVSANEVEDNICRLAQMARAAGIHLVIATQRPSVDVITGLIKANIPSRISFAVSSQTDSRTILDMGGAEKLLGKGDMLFAPAGTQKPKRVQGAFVDNEEINAIVDFVKNQGNPDYEFDLEEIKDVAIALDDNHDDLYEEAVKLVVNYRASISMLQRRLHIGHSRAARLIDQMEEDGIVGPYAGSKPRDVFIEQEDLEEFFAKDND encoded by the coding sequence AGAAAAAAGAAAGAATGAAATTCTGGGTATTTTAATGATTGCCTTTGGTATATTAAGTGTAATATCACTCTTTACCAGTACTACTGGTATTGTTGGAGAAAAATTATCAAATTCCTATAATTTTTTCTTTGGTCAGGGTGCCTTTATAATTCCCTTAATCTTTATTTTATGGGGAATAACGTTAATTCGTTTTAAAGGTTTAAAAATAAACAGCAGACTACTTGGATTTATTATTTGTTTTATTACTCTTCTTACCCTGATTCATACACGATTATATCCCCGCTTTCCACTTGATTATGCCCTGATGGGTTATGGTGGTGGTCTGCTTGGGGGAGGTATATCCTGGATATCTATACAGTTATTTGGATTAATAGGCACTTATATTATATTGTTTTCTTTTATGCTGATTGGATTTCTTTTATGGTTTAATATCCTCTTATTATCACTCATCCAGAAATTTAAAAATTTAATATCAGCTTATTTTAGAAGGTTTATAAAGAAAGAGAGAAATAAAAACTCAGAATTGGATCAGAGTCCTGTTGAAGCTGGATATTATGATAGTGAATCTAGTTATGAGGAAGATATTTTTGATTTTTCGGTAGATGAAGTGGCGGCTGTTGAGGCCTTAACTGAGCTAGAAGATAGTGAGGAAATTATAAATCAGGAGAATGATCTAGAGGATGAGATATTAGAGCAGGAAGAGATGAAGGATAATATTGATAATGGCGGTGTGAAAGAGAAAAGAAAGTATGTTCTTCCTGGAATAAAACTCCTTAAAGATTCAAAACACAAGAGAAAAAGACCGGGTAATAAATCTGAAGTCCTTGAAGAAACACTGGAGAGTTTTGGAGTTGATGCCAGAGTAATAAAGGTTAATCATGGTCCAACAATCACCAGATATGAAGTTCAGCCAGCATCAGGGGTAAAGGTAAGCAAGATTGTAAATCTTGCTGATGATATTGCTTTATCCCTGGCTGCACCCGGTGTAAGGATAGAGGCCCCTATACCCGGCAAGGCCGCTGTTGGTATTGAAGTACCACATATGGAGAATATTACTGTCAGACTACGGGATATATTGTCTTCCCGGGAGTTTTCCCGGACAAAGGGTAAACTTAGTCTTGCTTTAGGTATGGGCATTGATGGTAGTCCTATTATTGCTGATCTATCACAGATGCCACATCTACTGGTAGCTGGTGCAACCGGCTCAGGTAAGAGTGTTTGTATTAATACGATTATAGCCAGTATACTCTATAAAGCTACACCTGGTGAAGTAAAATTGCTGTTAATAGATCCTAAAAAGGTTGAATTAAGTTCTTACCAGGGTTTACCACATCTTTTTTCACCAGTTGTGTCTGATCCTAAAAAGGCTTCTAGTGTTCTTAAGTTGGTAGTTGATGAGATGGAGAGCAGGTATGAACTATTTTCTGATAGTGGGACAAGAGGTATAAGTTCTTATAATAAAAAAGTAGAACCGGCTGAGAAATTACCTTACATTGTAGTAATTATTGATGAATTATCAGATCTGATGATGGTATCTGCTAATGAGGTAGAAGATAATATATGTCGGCTTGCTCAAATGGCCAGGGCTGCTGGTATCCATTTGGTTATAGCAACTCAACGGCCTTCTGTAGATGTTATTACTGGTTTAATAAAGGCTAATATACCAAGTAGGATATCTTTTGCTGTTTCTTCCCAGACTGATTCAAGGACTATTCTGGATATGGGTGGGGCAGAAAAACTCTTGGGCAAAGGAGATATGTTGTTTGCCCCGGCTGGCACACAAAAACCGAAGCGGGTTCAGGGTGCTTTTGTTGACAATGAGGAGATTAATGCTATTGTTGATTTTGTGAAAAACCAGGGTAATCCAGATTATGAATTTGATCTGGAAGAAATCAAGGATGTTGCGATTGCATTAGATGATAACCATGATGATTTATATGAAGAGGCTGTAAAATTGGTTGTGAATTATCGTGCTTCTATTTCTATGCTGCAGCGGCGCCTGCATATTGGTCATTCCAGGGCTGCCCGTTTAATCGATCAGATGGAGGAAGATGGTATTGTCGGTCCATATGCCGGTAGTAAGCCTCGTGATGTCTTTATTGAACAGGAGGATCTGGAGGAGTTTTTTGCTAAAGACAATGATTAA